The Nerophis ophidion isolate RoL-2023_Sa linkage group LG07, RoL_Noph_v1.0, whole genome shotgun sequence genome contains a region encoding:
- the vac14 gene encoding protein VAC14 homolog codes for MNTEKDFSPLTANIVRALNDKLYEKRKVAALEIEKLVRELVAQNNCTQIRHVIQILAVEFALSQHPHSRKGGLIGLAACSIALGKDSGSYLKELMEPVLTCFNDSDSRLRYYACEALYNIVKVARGAVLPHFNLLFDGLSKLAADPDPNVKSGSELLDRLLKDIVTESNKFDLVAFVPLLRERIYSNNQYARQFIISWIHVLESVPDINLLDYLPEILDGLFQILGDNSKEIRRTCEVVLGEFLKEIKKTPSSVKFAEMANILVIHCQVADDAKLTNDLIQLTAMTWMREFIQLAGRVVLPYSSGILTAVLPCLSYDDRKKNTKEAASACNHGLMKLVTPEDDEEQEEKESLSKEDSPVKAEPDSGDSASQDVVAFSNISFFAPASTDRSQVTLDLDGIVQVLDRHLRDSSTGMMTRIAVLKWLYHLYIKTPRKMFRHTDSLFPMLLKTLSDESDEVILKDLEVLAEIASSPAGQADPALTCDGLELKVPAGSKPGAKTGESSPSTPSMNSYFYKFMINLLKRFSSERKLLESRGAFIIRQLCLLLHAENIFHSMADILLKEEDLKFASTMVQTLNTILLTSAELFQLRNQLKDLRTAESGALFCCLYRSWCHNPVATVSLCFLTQNYRHAYALIQRFGDLEVTVDFLVEVDKLVQLIESPIFTYLRLQMLDVENNPYLIKALYGLLMLLPQSQAFQLLSHRLQCVPNPELMRTVGGSQHADAGRASQAHVDYDQLLLHFHCVQSKHLEVRHQRSGRASELPDRKLM; via the coding sequence ATGAACACAGAGAAGGACTTCTCGCCGCTGACGGCCAACATCGTGCGGGCGCTGAACGACAAGCTGTACGAGAAGAGGAAAGTGGCGGCCCTGGAGATCGAGAAGCTGGTGCGTGAGTTGGTGGCCCAGAACAACTGCACACAGATCCGCCACGTCATCCAGATCCTGGCTGTGGAGTTCGCGCTGTCCCAGCACCCGCACAGCCGCAAAGGAGGTCTGATCGGCCTGGCCGCCTGCTCCATCGCGCTGGGCAAAGACTCGGGTTCGTACCTGAAGGAGCTGATGGAGCCCGTGCTGACCTGCTTCAACGACTCGGACAGTCGCCTGCGTTACTACGCCTGCGAGGCTCTGTACAACATCGTCAAGGTGGCCAGAGGAGCCGTGCTGCCCCACTTCAACCTGCTCTTTGACGGCCTCAGCAAGCTGGCCGCAGACCCAGACCCCAACGTCAAGAGCGGCTCGGAACTTTTAGACCGACTCCTGAAGGACATCGTGACGGAAAGCAACAAGTTCGACCTGGTGGCCTTCGTCCCCCTGCTGAGAGAGCGCATCTACTCCAACAACCAGTACGCCCGGCAGTTCATCATCTCCTGGATTCATGTGCTGGAGTCGGTGCCCGACATCAACCTGCTGGACTACCTCCCAGAGATCCTCGACGGCCTCTTCCAGATCCTGGGGGACAACAGCAAGGAGATCCGCAGGACGTGCGAGGTGGTCCTGGGCGAGTTCCTGAAGGAGATCAAGAAGACGCCGTCCAGCGTGAAGTTCGCCGAGATGGCCAACATCCTGGTCATCCACTGCCAGGTGGCGGACGACGCCAAGCTCACCAACGACCTCATCCAGCTGACGGCCATGACCTGGATGAGGGAGTTCATCCAGCTGGCGGGCCGGGTGGTGCTGCCGTACTCTTCGGGGATCCTCACCGCCGTGCTTCCTTGCCTCTCGTACGACGACAGGAAGAAGAACACCAAAGAAGCGGCCAGCGCCTGCAACCACGGCCTGATGAAACTGGTCACGCCCGAGGATGACGAGGAGCAGGAGGAGAAGGAGTCTTTGTCCAAAGAAGACAGCCCCGTCAAGGCGGAGCCAGACAGCGGCGACAGCGCCTCCCAGGATGTGGTGGCTTTCAGCAACATCAGCTTCTTCGCTCCGGCGAGCACCGACAGGTCCCAGGTGACTCTGGACCTGGACGGCATCGTGCAGGTGTTGGACCGCCACCTGCGCGACTCCTCCACCGGCATGATGACCCGCATCGCCGTGCTCAAGTGGCTCTACCACCTTTACATCAAGACGCCACGCAAGATGTTCCGCCACACCGACAGCCTGTTCCCCATGCTGCTCAAGACCCTCTCGGACGAGTCGGACGAGGTGATACTGAAAGACCTGGAAGTGTTGGCCGAGATCGCTTCCTCTCCGGCCGGACAGGCGGATCCGGCGCTGACCTGCGACGGCCTGGAGCTGAAGGTGCCGGCCGGGAGCAAGCCCGGCGCCAAAACGGGAGAATCGTCCCCGTCCACCCCGAGCATGAACTCCTACTTCTACAAGTTCATGATCAACCTCCTGAAACGCTTCAGCTCCGAGAGGAAGCTGCTGGAGAGCAGGGGAGCGTTCATCATCCGCCAGCTCTGCCTGCTCCTCCACGCCGAGAACATCTTCCACTCCATGGCGGACATCCTGCTCAAGGAGGAGGACCTGAAGTTCGCGTCCACCATGGTGCAAACGCTCAACACCATCCTGCTCACGTCCGCCGAGCTCTTCCAGCTGCGCAACCAGCTGAAGGACCTGCGCACGGCGGAGAGCGGCGCGCTCTTCTGCTGCCTGTACCGCTCCTGGTGCCACAACCCCGTCGCCACCGTGTCACTCTGCTTCCTCACGCAGAACTACCGCCACGCCTACGCCCTCATCCAGAGGTTTGGCGACCTGGAGGTGACGGTGGACTTCCTGGTGGAGGTGGACAAGCTGGTGCAGCTCATCGAGAGTCCCATCTTCACCTACCTGCGCCTGCAGATGCTGGACGTGGAGAACAACCCCTACCTGATCAAGGCCCTCTACGGCCTCCTCATGCTGCTGCCTCAGAGCCAGGCCTTCCAGCTGCTCTCGCACCGCCTGCAGTGCGTGCCCAACCCCGAGCTCATGAGGACGGTGGGCGGGTCCCAGCACGCGGACGCCGGGCGGGCCTCGCAGGCTCACGTGGATTACGACCAGCTGCTGCTGCACTTCCACTGCGTGCAGAGCAAACACCTGGAGGTGCGCCACCAGCGCTCCGGACGGGCGTCCGAGCTGCCCGACAGGAAGCTGATGTGA